One genomic region from Streptomyces sp. Li-HN-5-11 encodes:
- a CDS encoding PQQ-binding-like beta-propeller repeat protein, whose amino-acid sequence MVDQLTQHDPRRIGPFEVLGRLGAGGMGLVYLARSASGRRVAIKTVRTELAEDQLFRVRFTREVEAARAVSGFYTAAVVDADPRAAVPWLATAYVPAPSLEEIVTECGPLPAQAVRWLAAGVAEALQSIHGAGLVHRDLKPSNVLVVEDGPRVIDFGIASGVSNTRLTMTNVAVGTPAYMSPEQAKDSRSVTGASDVFSLGSMLVFAATGHPPFHGANPVETVFMLLREGPDLEGLPDELRPLIESCMQMEVAARPTPADLQAQLAPHLFGSGSDDSGTASAWLPEHAVSLIESRRGGRPAAQPTSPGPRSGGRALVPPPPSHDPVVPAPPATAPVGAPDSGPVRLAGAQVPIGPGPRVVDARAAAVKAPPPEAGLAASWSRPHPGVNGADPAVAAPPPPPQTAAGWRPWRFRMSNDVWGTPTVAGDLVYVTSFEVHALDVATGRRRFKTRDVAWSMAVADGRVHASDGPTLFALDAREGTDLWRLQTDAWVYSLKADRGTVVTGTRGGGVQAWEASAGQKLWEITGCQTDFESPEAGPAVHEGTVYVWQDARLRALEARTGEERWSYPIGDAASCGGVPVRITPAPDGYVYVSAGTRVLALDIASGHVRWHFEAPAVFLCPPAFVPGPAVTGGGIYLADYLGTVYALDATDGRDRWRIATESRTSIDPVLVAAGHVHVGSGKGLYTLDAVTGTPKWRFQAGGEIVGAPSVAEGRIHFGSTDHLLYTLKADDGRLRWKLATGGEITGSPVVRDGVVYACSKDRCVYALDAEKGTGTSRTS is encoded by the coding sequence GTGGTGGATCAGCTGACGCAGCACGATCCGCGGCGGATCGGGCCGTTCGAGGTGCTGGGACGGCTGGGTGCCGGCGGCATGGGGCTGGTCTATCTCGCACGCTCGGCGTCCGGCCGGCGCGTGGCGATCAAGACGGTCAGGACCGAGCTGGCCGAGGACCAGCTGTTCCGGGTCCGCTTCACGCGCGAGGTCGAGGCCGCGCGGGCGGTCTCCGGCTTCTACACGGCCGCGGTCGTCGACGCCGACCCGCGCGCCGCCGTGCCGTGGCTGGCCACCGCGTACGTCCCCGCGCCCTCCCTCGAGGAGATAGTGACCGAGTGCGGGCCGCTCCCGGCCCAGGCGGTGCGCTGGCTCGCGGCCGGTGTCGCCGAGGCGCTGCAGTCCATCCACGGCGCCGGGCTCGTCCACCGGGACCTGAAGCCGTCCAACGTGCTCGTGGTCGAGGACGGACCGCGGGTGATCGACTTCGGTATCGCGTCCGGCGTGTCGAACACACGTCTGACGATGACGAACGTCGCCGTCGGCACGCCCGCCTACATGTCCCCCGAGCAGGCCAAGGACTCCCGCAGCGTCACGGGCGCCAGCGACGTCTTCTCGCTCGGCTCGATGCTGGTCTTCGCCGCCACCGGACATCCGCCCTTCCACGGCGCCAACCCGGTCGAGACCGTCTTCATGCTGCTGCGCGAGGGCCCCGACCTCGAAGGGCTCCCGGACGAGCTGCGCCCGCTGATCGAGTCCTGCATGCAGATGGAGGTCGCCGCCCGGCCGACCCCCGCCGATCTCCAGGCCCAGCTGGCTCCCCACCTCTTCGGCTCCGGCTCCGACGACAGCGGTACGGCCTCGGCCTGGCTGCCCGAGCACGCGGTGAGCCTCATCGAGTCCCGCCGCGGCGGCCGCCCGGCCGCGCAGCCCACCTCGCCCGGGCCCCGCAGCGGCGGCCGGGCCCTCGTACCGCCCCCGCCCTCGCACGACCCCGTCGTCCCGGCGCCCCCCGCCACCGCCCCGGTGGGCGCTCCCGACTCCGGGCCGGTGCGGCTTGCCGGCGCCCAGGTGCCGATCGGCCCCGGCCCGCGCGTCGTCGACGCCCGCGCCGCCGCCGTCAAGGCGCCCCCGCCGGAGGCGGGCCTCGCCGCCTCCTGGTCCCGGCCGCACCCCGGCGTGAACGGCGCCGATCCCGCCGTCGCGGCCCCGCCGCCGCCCCCGCAGACCGCGGCGGGCTGGCGCCCCTGGCGCTTCCGCATGTCCAACGACGTCTGGGGCACCCCCACCGTCGCGGGCGACCTCGTCTACGTCACCTCCTTCGAGGTCCACGCCCTCGACGTGGCCACCGGCCGCCGCCGCTTCAAGACGCGGGACGTGGCCTGGTCGATGGCGGTCGCCGACGGCCGCGTCCACGCCTCCGACGGCCCCACCCTGTTCGCCCTGGACGCCCGGGAGGGCACCGACCTGTGGCGGCTGCAGACGGACGCCTGGGTGTACTCGCTGAAGGCCGACCGGGGCACTGTCGTCACCGGCACCCGCGGCGGCGGCGTCCAGGCATGGGAGGCCTCGGCCGGCCAGAAGCTGTGGGAGATCACCGGCTGCCAGACCGACTTCGAGTCCCCGGAGGCCGGCCCCGCCGTCCACGAGGGCACGGTCTACGTCTGGCAGGACGCCCGCCTGCGCGCCCTGGAGGCCCGCACCGGCGAGGAGCGCTGGTCCTACCCCATCGGTGACGCGGCCTCCTGCGGCGGCGTGCCGGTACGGATCACCCCCGCCCCGGACGGCTACGTCTACGTGTCCGCCGGCACCCGCGTCCTCGCCCTCGACATCGCGTCCGGCCACGTCCGCTGGCACTTCGAGGCGCCGGCCGTCTTCCTCTGCCCGCCCGCCTTCGTGCCCGGCCCGGCGGTCACCGGCGGCGGCATCTACCTCGCCGACTACCTCGGCACGGTCTACGCCCTCGACGCCACCGACGGCCGCGACCGCTGGCGCATCGCCACCGAGTCCCGCACCTCCATCGACCCGGTCCTGGTCGCCGCCGGTCACGTCCACGTCGGCAGTGGCAAGGGCCTGTACACGCTGGACGCGGTGACGGGCACGCCCAAGTGGCGCTTCCAGGCGGGCGGCGAGATCGTCGGCGCCCCGTCGGTCGCCGAGGGCCGCATCCACTTCGGCTCCACCGACCACCTCCTGTACACCCTGAAGGCCGACGACGGCCGTCTGCGCTGGAAACTGGCGACCGGCGGCGAGATCACCGGCTCCCCGGTGGTCAGGGACGGCGTCGTGTACGCCTGCAGCAAGGACCGCTGCGTGTACGCGCTGGACGCGGAGAAGGGCACGGGGACGTCCCGTACGTCCTGA
- a CDS encoding enoyl-CoA hydratase/isomerase family protein — MSGGLGVSADDATGVAVVTLDRPEKLNAIDLAMAGELAAVWRALRFDNSVRAVVLTGAGERAFCTGIDRDAVVPQPNSPYMADDPLLRVGPKANDLWKPVVAAVHGMACGGAFYLLGESDFVVADTTATFFDPHTAYGMVSAYESVLMAHRMPYGEVARMMLMGTAERLGAQRAYDIGLVSELVEPGEAVAAAVRCAAVIAGYPPEGVQGTVRALWAAKEAALAQAFAQAPHLVALGNLPAERQAELFAARRAGGFRVR; from the coding sequence ATGAGCGGCGGCCTGGGCGTCAGCGCCGACGACGCCACCGGTGTCGCCGTCGTCACCCTCGACCGGCCGGAGAAGCTCAACGCGATCGATCTCGCCATGGCCGGGGAACTCGCCGCCGTGTGGCGGGCGTTGCGGTTCGACAACTCCGTGCGTGCCGTCGTGCTCACCGGCGCCGGGGAGCGGGCCTTCTGCACGGGGATCGACCGGGACGCGGTCGTGCCGCAGCCGAACTCGCCGTACATGGCCGACGATCCGCTGCTGCGCGTCGGGCCGAAGGCCAACGACCTGTGGAAGCCGGTGGTGGCCGCCGTGCACGGCATGGCCTGCGGGGGCGCCTTCTACCTCCTCGGTGAGTCGGACTTCGTCGTCGCCGACACCACTGCCACGTTCTTCGACCCGCACACCGCCTACGGAATGGTCAGCGCCTACGAGTCCGTCCTCATGGCCCACCGGATGCCCTACGGGGAGGTCGCACGGATGATGCTGATGGGGACGGCGGAACGCCTCGGCGCGCAGCGGGCGTACGACATCGGGCTCGTGTCCGAACTCGTCGAGCCCGGCGAGGCGGTCGCCGCGGCCGTGCGCTGTGCCGCCGTCATCGCCGGGTATCCGCCGGAGGGTGTCCAGGGGACCGTGCGGGCGCTGTGGGCGGCCAAGGAGGCGGCGCTCGCGCAGGCCTTCGCGCAGGCGCCGCACCTCGTCGCGCTGGGCAATCTGCCGGCCGAGCGGCAGGCGGAGTTGTTCGCGGCACGGCGGGCGGGCGGGTTCCGGGTGCGGTGA